In Kitasatospora sp. NBC_00240, the following are encoded in one genomic region:
- a CDS encoding class I SAM-dependent methyltransferase — protein sequence MARITYDATTATSFRAVREIPRDGLAAWEDAVRRHLDPSPGMTVVDIGAGTGAFAAAFCDWFGARVVAVEPSEAMRALIPGRPDIQVRAGHAASLPLPDAGADAAWLSTVTHHVPDLPAAAREIRRVLRPGAPVLVRNAFAGRYERLRIVRWFPETARVLDTYPSVEETCAAFAQAGFAPAALEPVPQADIASLAELLERADALRDADTLMRSLSEEEFTRGKERLRAAVGAQDPAADLTSSLDLLVLR from the coding sequence ATGGCCAGAATCACCTATGACGCCACGACAGCGACTTCCTTCCGAGCCGTTCGCGAGATCCCACGCGACGGGCTGGCGGCCTGGGAGGACGCCGTGCGACGGCATCTGGACCCGTCCCCGGGCATGACCGTCGTGGACATCGGCGCGGGCACCGGAGCCTTCGCCGCGGCCTTCTGCGACTGGTTCGGCGCGCGCGTGGTCGCGGTCGAGCCCTCGGAGGCGATGCGGGCCCTGATCCCGGGCCGCCCGGACATCCAGGTCCGCGCGGGACACGCGGCGTCCCTGCCCCTGCCGGACGCGGGCGCCGACGCGGCCTGGCTGTCCACGGTGACCCATCACGTCCCCGACCTGCCGGCGGCCGCCCGCGAGATCCGCCGCGTGCTGCGGCCGGGAGCACCGGTACTCGTCCGCAACGCGTTCGCGGGCCGCTACGAGCGTCTGCGCATCGTGCGCTGGTTCCCCGAGACGGCCAGGGTGCTCGACACCTACCCGTCCGTCGAGGAGACCTGTGCCGCCTTCGCGCAGGCCGGCTTCGCACCGGCCGCCCTGGAACCCGTCCCGCAGGCCGACATCGCGAGCCTGGCCGAACTCCTGGAGCGTGCGGATGCTCTCCGGGACGCCGACACGCTGATGCGCAGCCTCTCCGAGGAGGAGTTCACCCGCGGCAAGGAGCGGCTGCGCGCGGCCGTGGGAGCTCAGGACCCGGCGGCGGACCTGACGTCGTCGCTGGACCTGCTTGTGCTGCGTTGA